The proteins below are encoded in one region of Apium graveolens cultivar Ventura chromosome 4, ASM990537v1, whole genome shotgun sequence:
- the LOC141717190 gene encoding protein VACUOLELESS GAMETOPHYTES-like — translation MNNIFQTRKTGGAFSLKKSSTMELATRKSLYAVEFPTSPNPTNSPGEEKLHPSHSQHPLLQLDTPELFTCNGCKEHGAGKRFSCQQCDFQLHDFCALSPPALKSHPLHAQHQLTFYTKPKPGGILWPRCDVCMKATKGFAYRCSACHFQMHPCCALLSNEMKLSIHEHRLKLLPPLLGEHSGFTCGECKRQRSGRMYRCMVCDYHLHAVCAKCMVNGLEDNGIKLTAKPNMLGPTARFASQIVIHFLGGLVEGVGQSVGQVLVQDLGKGRCMSRRRRRLND, via the exons ATGAACAATATATTTCAAACAAGAAAGACTGGAGGGGCATTTTCCTTGAAAAAATCATCTACAATGGAACTCGCAACAAGAAAATCTCTTTATGCAGTTGAATTTCCCACTTCTCCGAATCCTACTAATTCCCCTGGAGAGGAGAAACTACATCCCAGTCATTCCCAACACCCATTGCTTCAACTCGATACGCCTGAGCTCTTCACCTGCAATGGTTGCAAAGAGCATGGTGCTGGCAAGAGATTTTCGTGCCAGCAATGTGATTTTCAGCTACATGATTTCTGCGCTTTGTCTCCTCCTGCTCTCAAATCTCACCCCCTTCATGCCCAACACCAACTTACTTTCTATACTAAACCTAAACCAG GTGGGATTTTATGGCCGAGGTGTGATGTTTGTATGAAAGCAACCAAAGGCTTTGCATACCGGTGCAGTGCCTGTCATTTCCAAATGCACCCCTGTTGCGCATTGCTTTCTAATGAAATGAAACTATCAATTCATGAACACAGGCTGAAGCTCCTACCACCTCTCTTAGGTGAACACTCAGGTTTCACTTGTGGTGAATGCAAGAGGCAGAGATCAGGTCGAATGTATCGTTGCATGGTGTGTGATTACCATCTCCATGCAGTCTGTGCGAAGTGTATGGTTAATGGGCTCGAAGATAACGGCATTAAGCTTACGGCCAAGCCCAATATGCTCGGACCAACAGCACGTTTTGCGTCCCAAATTGTCATACATTTTCTTGGGGGTCTAGTCGAGGGAGTCGGGCAAAGCGTTGGACAAGTTCTTGTTCAGGATCTCGGGAAAGGAAGGTGCATGAGTAGAAGGAGACGGCGGCTAAATGATTGA
- the LOC141721107 gene encoding squamosa promoter-binding-like protein 14 isoform X3: protein MEEVGTQVASSHYIHQSLSTRFLDSQHHPMAAAKKRSMPFQTPGFHLPQSQQQQQQPMFGSGFQESRGQWNPNGWDWDSAKFLAKPVKSDIIHGGPSTMSVQSGAQRSRGDEGVVGNSVGLRGGHVVEDDENLLLKLGGNRVNSLEENVSRPNKKVRSGSPAGGNYPKCQVDDCKEDLSTAKDYHRRHKVCEVHSKATKAIVGKQMQRFCQQCSRFHPLSEFDEGKRSCRRRLAGHNRRRRKTQPDDVTSKLLPPTNRENVSNGDTDLVNLLAILARAQDIAAKLPSGVTSNIVPFRSENESKLNGNNSPSSTLDLLAVLSGTQAGSSPDATADPSQRSSHGHGSDGEKTRSPYMNFQTRHHNEFASVGERSSTSYQSPTECSDGQVQEIRTKLPLQLFSSSPESDSPPKLASSTKYFSSGSSNPMEERSPSSSPPFVQKLFPPVSSREAVNPKSMSNRLTVNGSAKAGKTKGCSTSLDLFGGRNKCVDSSSVQSFPYQAGYTSSSGSDHSPSSLNSDAQNRSGRIFFKLIDRDPSQLPGTLRTQIFNWLGQSPSEMESYIRPGCVVLSIYISMPSSVWEQLEDNLLQNISALVQDSEDPFWRKGRFLVNTGRQFASYQDGMAHPRKATRGWSFPEVVSVSPLAVVGGQETTILLKGRNLSDQYTKVFCTHAVGFEVEETSESASDDTTYEKITLRSFKISGGAPGLLGRCFIEVENGFRGTSFPIIIANTTICKELNLLESAFDKGVALRDAISEESFLDSGRPMSREDVLHFLNELGWVLQRKRNMSMFEVPEYKLQRFKFLFIFSVEHDFCALVKTLLDVLLEICLGRNELSRDSLQMLSEIHLLNRAVKRRSRKMVELLINYFVPTDSGKTYIFLPSLVGPGGITPLHLAACMSDSNLMVDTLTSDPLEIGLRGWDSLLDANGLSPFAYAQMRNNHSYNELVGRKLVDRKSGQVSVPVGDEMQETSLIAGRSHQASFQIRQGVKSCSKCAVGAARYNRKASAAQGLLHRPYIHSMLAIAAVCVCVCLFLRGAPDIGLVAPFKWENLGYGAV, encoded by the exons ATGGAAGAGGTGGGTACTCAAGTTGCTTCTTCTCATTATATTCACCAATCACTTTCCACTCGTTTTCTTGACTCCCAACACCACCCTATGGCTGCGGCTAAGAAGCGCAGTATGCCTTTTCAAACCCCCGGTTTTCACCTACCTCAgtcgcagcagcagcagcagcagccgATGTTTGGTTCTGGTTTTCAAGAATCTAGGGGTCAGTGGAACCCTAATGGTTGGGATTGGGACAGTGCTAAATTTCTTGCAAAGCCTGTGAAATCGGATATAATCCATGGGGGACCTTCGACCATGTCTGTACAGTCTGGGGCACAGAGAAGTCGTGGTGATGAGGGAGTTGTAGGGAATTCTGTGGGTTTGAGGGGGGGTCATGTAGTGGAAGATGATGAAAATCTACTCTTAAAGCTCGGTGGAAACCGTGTGAATTCTCTAGAGGAGAATGTTTCGAGGCCTAACAAGAAAGTCAGATCTGGATCTCCTGCTGGTGGGAACTATCCTAAATGTCAAGTTGATGACTGTAAGGAGGATCTTTCAACTGCTAAAGACTATCACAGGCGGCATAAGGTGTGTGAAGTCCACAGTAAAGCTACCAAAGCTATTGTTGGAAAGCAGATGCAGAGGTTTTGTCAGCAGTGTAGCAG GTTTCACCCTCTTTCAGAGTTTGACGAGGGAAAGAGAAGTTGTAGGCGGAGGCTAGCAGGGCACAATCGGCGAAGGAGGAAAACTCAACCAGATGATGTTACCTCCAAGTTGTTACCTCCCACTAATCGTGAGAATGTTAGTAACGGAGACACAGATCTTGTCAATCTTTTAGCAATTCTAGCTCGTGCACAAG ACATTGCTGCAAAATTGCCTTCAGGAGTTACCAGTAACATTGTTCCGTTTCGGTCCGAGAACGAAAGTAAACTGAATGGAAATAATTCTCCCTCGTCAACTCTGGACTTGCTCGCTGTTCTTTCAGGAACTCAAGCAGGATCCTCTCCTGATGCCACTGCAGATCCTTCCCAAAGAAGCAGCCACGGCCACGGGAGCGACGGTGAAAAGACTAGGTCCCCCTATATGAATTTTCAAACCAGACACCACAACGAGTTTGCTTCAGTTGGAGAGAGAAGTAGTACTAGTTACCAGTCTCCTACAGAATGTTCAGATGGCCAGGTGCAAGAAATTCGTACCAAATTACCGTTGCAGCTTTTCAGTTCCTCTCCTGAAAGTGACAGCCCGCCAAAATTGGCATCAAGCACGAAATACTTCTCATCAGGTAGCAGTAACCCTATGGAAGAAAGGTCACCTTCATCTTCTCCGCCTTTTGTTCAAAAGCTGTTTCCCCCAGTTTCCTCAAGAGAAGCAGTAAATCCCAAGAGTATGTCAAATAGACTAACGGTTAACGGGAGTGCTAAGGCTGGCAAAACTAAAGGCTGCTCAACTTCTCTTGATCTTTTTGGAGGGAGGAATAAATGTGTCGACAGTAGTTCTGTTCAAAGTTTTCCATACCAGGCAGGGTACACATCGTCTTCTGGCTCGGATCATTCACCTTCAAGTTTAAATTCGGATGCTCAG AATCGTTCTGGACGGatatttttcaaattaattgatAGGGATCCTAGTCAGTTACCAGGAACACTGAGAACACAG ATCTTTAATTGGCTTGGTCAAAGTCCTTCAGAAATGGAAAGTTACATAAGACCTGGTTGTGTAGTATTATCAATCTATATATCTATGCCATCTTCTGTTTGGGAGCAG CTTGAAGACAATCTGCTTCAAAACATCAGTGCTTTGGTTCAGGACTCGGAAGATCCATTTTGGAGAAAGGGAAGATTCTTAGTGAATACTGGCCGACAGTTTGCATCATATCAAGATG GAATGGCTCACCCCCGTAAAGCTACAAGAGGATGGAGTTTTCCTGAAGTAGTCTCTGTCTCCCCTTTGGCAGTTGTGGGTGGGCAGGAGACCACTATATTACTGAAGGGAAGAAATTTGAGTGATCAATACACCAA AGTATTCTGCACGCATGCTGTTGGGTTCGAAGTTGAGGAAACTTCTGAATCAGCTTCTGATGATACTACCTACGAGAAGATAACTTTACGCAGTTTTAAGATTTCTGGGGGAGCACCTGGTTTACTTGGGAGGTGCTTCATTGAG GTTGAAAATGGTTTTAGGGGCACCAGTTTTCCTATTATAATTGCCAATACTACCATCTGTAAAGAGTTGAACCTTCTGGAGTCTGCATTTGATAAAGGTGTAGCACTACGTGATGCTATCTCAGAGGAATCCTTCCTCGATTCTGGACGACCCATGTCAAGGGAAGATGTTTTACATTTCTTAAATGAGCTTGGATGGGTACTCCAAAGAAAAAGAAACATGTCCATGTTTGAGGTCCCCGAATATAAGCTTCAACGTTTTAAATTTCTGTTTATCTTCTCAGTTGAACATGACTTTTGTGCTTTGGTTAAAACCCTTCTAGACGTTCTTCTTGAAATATGTTTGGGTAGGAATGAATTGTCGAGGGATTCGCTACAGATGCTCTCAGAGATTCACCTTTTAAATAGGGCAGTGAAAAGGAGGTCTAGGAAAATGGTAGAGTTGCTGATTAATTATTTTGTACCCACTGATTCCGGTAAGACATACATCTTCCTCCCAAGTCTTGTTGGACCTGGCGGTATTACACCACTACATTTGGCTGCATGCATGTCGGATTCAAATTTAATGGTTGACACTCTGACAAGCGACCCATTGGAG ATTGGTTTGCGTGGCTGGGATTCCCTTCTTGATGCAAACGGCCTCTCTCCTTTTGCTTATGCACAGATGAGAAACAATCACTCTTACAATGAACTAGTAGGTCGAAAGCTTGTTGACAGAAAAAGTGGTCAAGTCTCTGTTCCGGTAGGCGATGAGATGCAAGAAACATCACTAATTGCCGGTCGGAGCCACCAAGCCAGCTTTCAAATCAGACAAGGGGTAAAATCTTGTTCAAAGTGCGCTGTCGGGGCTGCTAGGTACAATAGGAAGGCTTCAGCAGCACAAGGTTTACTTCACCGGCCTTATATTCATTCAATGCTTGCCATTGCTGCTGTTTGTGTTTGTGTATGCCTATTCCTAAGAGGAGCTCCAGATATAGGCCTAGTTGCCCCATTCAAGTGGGAAAATCTAGGATATGGGGCAGTGTAG
- the LOC141721107 gene encoding squamosa promoter-binding-like protein 14 isoform X1: protein MEEVGTQVASSHYIHQSLSTRFLDSQHHPMAAAKKRSMPFQTPGFHLPQSQQQQQQPMFGSGFQESRGQWNPNGWDWDSAKFLAKPVKSDIIHGGPSTMSVQSGAQRSRGDEGVVGNSVGLRGGHVVEDDENLLLKLGGNRVNSLEENVSRPNKKVRSGSPAGGNYPKCQVDDCKEDLSTAKDYHRRHKVCEVHSKATKAIVGKQMQRFCQQCSRFHPLSEFDEGKRSCRRRLAGHNRRRRKTQPDDVTSKLLPPTNRENVSNGDTDLVNLLAILARAQGNTEDSSTNGSSIPNKDQLIQILQKINSLPLPADIAAKLPSGVTSNIVPFRSENESKLNGNNSPSSTLDLLAVLSGTQAGSSPDATADPSQRSSHGHGSDGEKTRSPYMNFQTRHHNEFASVGERSSTSYQSPTECSDGQVQEIRTKLPLQLFSSSPESDSPPKLASSTKYFSSGSSNPMEERSPSSSPPFVQKLFPPVSSREAVNPKSMSNRLTVNGSAKAGKTKGCSTSLDLFGGRNKCVDSSSVQSFPYQAGYTSSSGSDHSPSSLNSDAQNRSGRIFFKLIDRDPSQLPGTLRTQIFNWLGQSPSEMESYIRPGCVVLSIYISMPSSVWEQLEDNLLQNISALVQDSEDPFWRKGRFLVNTGRQFASYQDGMAHPRKATRGWSFPEVVSVSPLAVVGGQETTILLKGRNLSDQYTKVFCTHAVGFEVEETSESASDDTTYEKITLRSFKISGGAPGLLGRCFIEVENGFRGTSFPIIIANTTICKELNLLESAFDKGVALRDAISEESFLDSGRPMSREDVLHFLNELGWVLQRKRNMSMFEVPEYKLQRFKFLFIFSVEHDFCALVKTLLDVLLEICLGRNELSRDSLQMLSEIHLLNRAVKRRSRKMVELLINYFVPTDSGKTYIFLPSLVGPGGITPLHLAACMSDSNLMVDTLTSDPLEIGLRGWDSLLDANGLSPFAYAQMRNNHSYNELVGRKLVDRKSGQVSVPVGDEMQETSLIAGRSHQASFQIRQGVKSCSKCAVGAARYNRKASAAQGLLHRPYIHSMLAIAAVCVCVCLFLRGAPDIGLVAPFKWENLGYGAV, encoded by the exons ATGGAAGAGGTGGGTACTCAAGTTGCTTCTTCTCATTATATTCACCAATCACTTTCCACTCGTTTTCTTGACTCCCAACACCACCCTATGGCTGCGGCTAAGAAGCGCAGTATGCCTTTTCAAACCCCCGGTTTTCACCTACCTCAgtcgcagcagcagcagcagcagccgATGTTTGGTTCTGGTTTTCAAGAATCTAGGGGTCAGTGGAACCCTAATGGTTGGGATTGGGACAGTGCTAAATTTCTTGCAAAGCCTGTGAAATCGGATATAATCCATGGGGGACCTTCGACCATGTCTGTACAGTCTGGGGCACAGAGAAGTCGTGGTGATGAGGGAGTTGTAGGGAATTCTGTGGGTTTGAGGGGGGGTCATGTAGTGGAAGATGATGAAAATCTACTCTTAAAGCTCGGTGGAAACCGTGTGAATTCTCTAGAGGAGAATGTTTCGAGGCCTAACAAGAAAGTCAGATCTGGATCTCCTGCTGGTGGGAACTATCCTAAATGTCAAGTTGATGACTGTAAGGAGGATCTTTCAACTGCTAAAGACTATCACAGGCGGCATAAGGTGTGTGAAGTCCACAGTAAAGCTACCAAAGCTATTGTTGGAAAGCAGATGCAGAGGTTTTGTCAGCAGTGTAGCAG GTTTCACCCTCTTTCAGAGTTTGACGAGGGAAAGAGAAGTTGTAGGCGGAGGCTAGCAGGGCACAATCGGCGAAGGAGGAAAACTCAACCAGATGATGTTACCTCCAAGTTGTTACCTCCCACTAATCGTGAGAATGTTAGTAACGGAGACACAGATCTTGTCAATCTTTTAGCAATTCTAGCTCGTGCACAAG GGAATACTGAAGATAGCAGCACTAATGGCTCATCAATTCCCAATAAAGATCAACTTATTCAAATCCTTCAGAAGATTAACTCGTTACCTCTTCCAGCAGACATTGCTGCAAAATTGCCTTCAGGAGTTACCAGTAACATTGTTCCGTTTCGGTCCGAGAACGAAAGTAAACTGAATGGAAATAATTCTCCCTCGTCAACTCTGGACTTGCTCGCTGTTCTTTCAGGAACTCAAGCAGGATCCTCTCCTGATGCCACTGCAGATCCTTCCCAAAGAAGCAGCCACGGCCACGGGAGCGACGGTGAAAAGACTAGGTCCCCCTATATGAATTTTCAAACCAGACACCACAACGAGTTTGCTTCAGTTGGAGAGAGAAGTAGTACTAGTTACCAGTCTCCTACAGAATGTTCAGATGGCCAGGTGCAAGAAATTCGTACCAAATTACCGTTGCAGCTTTTCAGTTCCTCTCCTGAAAGTGACAGCCCGCCAAAATTGGCATCAAGCACGAAATACTTCTCATCAGGTAGCAGTAACCCTATGGAAGAAAGGTCACCTTCATCTTCTCCGCCTTTTGTTCAAAAGCTGTTTCCCCCAGTTTCCTCAAGAGAAGCAGTAAATCCCAAGAGTATGTCAAATAGACTAACGGTTAACGGGAGTGCTAAGGCTGGCAAAACTAAAGGCTGCTCAACTTCTCTTGATCTTTTTGGAGGGAGGAATAAATGTGTCGACAGTAGTTCTGTTCAAAGTTTTCCATACCAGGCAGGGTACACATCGTCTTCTGGCTCGGATCATTCACCTTCAAGTTTAAATTCGGATGCTCAG AATCGTTCTGGACGGatatttttcaaattaattgatAGGGATCCTAGTCAGTTACCAGGAACACTGAGAACACAG ATCTTTAATTGGCTTGGTCAAAGTCCTTCAGAAATGGAAAGTTACATAAGACCTGGTTGTGTAGTATTATCAATCTATATATCTATGCCATCTTCTGTTTGGGAGCAG CTTGAAGACAATCTGCTTCAAAACATCAGTGCTTTGGTTCAGGACTCGGAAGATCCATTTTGGAGAAAGGGAAGATTCTTAGTGAATACTGGCCGACAGTTTGCATCATATCAAGATG GAATGGCTCACCCCCGTAAAGCTACAAGAGGATGGAGTTTTCCTGAAGTAGTCTCTGTCTCCCCTTTGGCAGTTGTGGGTGGGCAGGAGACCACTATATTACTGAAGGGAAGAAATTTGAGTGATCAATACACCAA AGTATTCTGCACGCATGCTGTTGGGTTCGAAGTTGAGGAAACTTCTGAATCAGCTTCTGATGATACTACCTACGAGAAGATAACTTTACGCAGTTTTAAGATTTCTGGGGGAGCACCTGGTTTACTTGGGAGGTGCTTCATTGAG GTTGAAAATGGTTTTAGGGGCACCAGTTTTCCTATTATAATTGCCAATACTACCATCTGTAAAGAGTTGAACCTTCTGGAGTCTGCATTTGATAAAGGTGTAGCACTACGTGATGCTATCTCAGAGGAATCCTTCCTCGATTCTGGACGACCCATGTCAAGGGAAGATGTTTTACATTTCTTAAATGAGCTTGGATGGGTACTCCAAAGAAAAAGAAACATGTCCATGTTTGAGGTCCCCGAATATAAGCTTCAACGTTTTAAATTTCTGTTTATCTTCTCAGTTGAACATGACTTTTGTGCTTTGGTTAAAACCCTTCTAGACGTTCTTCTTGAAATATGTTTGGGTAGGAATGAATTGTCGAGGGATTCGCTACAGATGCTCTCAGAGATTCACCTTTTAAATAGGGCAGTGAAAAGGAGGTCTAGGAAAATGGTAGAGTTGCTGATTAATTATTTTGTACCCACTGATTCCGGTAAGACATACATCTTCCTCCCAAGTCTTGTTGGACCTGGCGGTATTACACCACTACATTTGGCTGCATGCATGTCGGATTCAAATTTAATGGTTGACACTCTGACAAGCGACCCATTGGAG ATTGGTTTGCGTGGCTGGGATTCCCTTCTTGATGCAAACGGCCTCTCTCCTTTTGCTTATGCACAGATGAGAAACAATCACTCTTACAATGAACTAGTAGGTCGAAAGCTTGTTGACAGAAAAAGTGGTCAAGTCTCTGTTCCGGTAGGCGATGAGATGCAAGAAACATCACTAATTGCCGGTCGGAGCCACCAAGCCAGCTTTCAAATCAGACAAGGGGTAAAATCTTGTTCAAAGTGCGCTGTCGGGGCTGCTAGGTACAATAGGAAGGCTTCAGCAGCACAAGGTTTACTTCACCGGCCTTATATTCATTCAATGCTTGCCATTGCTGCTGTTTGTGTTTGTGTATGCCTATTCCTAAGAGGAGCTCCAGATATAGGCCTAGTTGCCCCATTCAAGTGGGAAAATCTAGGATATGGGGCAGTGTAG
- the LOC141721107 gene encoding squamosa promoter-binding-like protein 14 isoform X2, protein MEEVGTQVASSHYIHQSLSTRFLDSQHHPMAAAKKRSMPFQTPGFHLPQSQQQQQQPMFGSGFQESRGQWNPNGWDWDSAKFLAKPVKSDIIHGGPSTMSVQSGAQRSRGDEGVVGNSVGLRGGHVVEDDENLLLKLGGNRVNSLEENVSRPNKKVRSGSPAGGNYPKCQVDDCKEDLSTAKDYHRRHKVCEVHSKATKAIVGKQMQRFCQQCSRFHPLSEFDEGKRSCRRRLAGHNRRRRKTQPDDVTSKLLPPTNRENVSNGDTDLVNLLAILARAQDSSTNGSSIPNKDQLIQILQKINSLPLPADIAAKLPSGVTSNIVPFRSENESKLNGNNSPSSTLDLLAVLSGTQAGSSPDATADPSQRSSHGHGSDGEKTRSPYMNFQTRHHNEFASVGERSSTSYQSPTECSDGQVQEIRTKLPLQLFSSSPESDSPPKLASSTKYFSSGSSNPMEERSPSSSPPFVQKLFPPVSSREAVNPKSMSNRLTVNGSAKAGKTKGCSTSLDLFGGRNKCVDSSSVQSFPYQAGYTSSSGSDHSPSSLNSDAQNRSGRIFFKLIDRDPSQLPGTLRTQIFNWLGQSPSEMESYIRPGCVVLSIYISMPSSVWEQLEDNLLQNISALVQDSEDPFWRKGRFLVNTGRQFASYQDGMAHPRKATRGWSFPEVVSVSPLAVVGGQETTILLKGRNLSDQYTKVFCTHAVGFEVEETSESASDDTTYEKITLRSFKISGGAPGLLGRCFIEVENGFRGTSFPIIIANTTICKELNLLESAFDKGVALRDAISEESFLDSGRPMSREDVLHFLNELGWVLQRKRNMSMFEVPEYKLQRFKFLFIFSVEHDFCALVKTLLDVLLEICLGRNELSRDSLQMLSEIHLLNRAVKRRSRKMVELLINYFVPTDSGKTYIFLPSLVGPGGITPLHLAACMSDSNLMVDTLTSDPLEIGLRGWDSLLDANGLSPFAYAQMRNNHSYNELVGRKLVDRKSGQVSVPVGDEMQETSLIAGRSHQASFQIRQGVKSCSKCAVGAARYNRKASAAQGLLHRPYIHSMLAIAAVCVCVCLFLRGAPDIGLVAPFKWENLGYGAV, encoded by the exons ATGGAAGAGGTGGGTACTCAAGTTGCTTCTTCTCATTATATTCACCAATCACTTTCCACTCGTTTTCTTGACTCCCAACACCACCCTATGGCTGCGGCTAAGAAGCGCAGTATGCCTTTTCAAACCCCCGGTTTTCACCTACCTCAgtcgcagcagcagcagcagcagccgATGTTTGGTTCTGGTTTTCAAGAATCTAGGGGTCAGTGGAACCCTAATGGTTGGGATTGGGACAGTGCTAAATTTCTTGCAAAGCCTGTGAAATCGGATATAATCCATGGGGGACCTTCGACCATGTCTGTACAGTCTGGGGCACAGAGAAGTCGTGGTGATGAGGGAGTTGTAGGGAATTCTGTGGGTTTGAGGGGGGGTCATGTAGTGGAAGATGATGAAAATCTACTCTTAAAGCTCGGTGGAAACCGTGTGAATTCTCTAGAGGAGAATGTTTCGAGGCCTAACAAGAAAGTCAGATCTGGATCTCCTGCTGGTGGGAACTATCCTAAATGTCAAGTTGATGACTGTAAGGAGGATCTTTCAACTGCTAAAGACTATCACAGGCGGCATAAGGTGTGTGAAGTCCACAGTAAAGCTACCAAAGCTATTGTTGGAAAGCAGATGCAGAGGTTTTGTCAGCAGTGTAGCAG GTTTCACCCTCTTTCAGAGTTTGACGAGGGAAAGAGAAGTTGTAGGCGGAGGCTAGCAGGGCACAATCGGCGAAGGAGGAAAACTCAACCAGATGATGTTACCTCCAAGTTGTTACCTCCCACTAATCGTGAGAATGTTAGTAACGGAGACACAGATCTTGTCAATCTTTTAGCAATTCTAGCTCGTGCACAAG ATAGCAGCACTAATGGCTCATCAATTCCCAATAAAGATCAACTTATTCAAATCCTTCAGAAGATTAACTCGTTACCTCTTCCAGCAGACATTGCTGCAAAATTGCCTTCAGGAGTTACCAGTAACATTGTTCCGTTTCGGTCCGAGAACGAAAGTAAACTGAATGGAAATAATTCTCCCTCGTCAACTCTGGACTTGCTCGCTGTTCTTTCAGGAACTCAAGCAGGATCCTCTCCTGATGCCACTGCAGATCCTTCCCAAAGAAGCAGCCACGGCCACGGGAGCGACGGTGAAAAGACTAGGTCCCCCTATATGAATTTTCAAACCAGACACCACAACGAGTTTGCTTCAGTTGGAGAGAGAAGTAGTACTAGTTACCAGTCTCCTACAGAATGTTCAGATGGCCAGGTGCAAGAAATTCGTACCAAATTACCGTTGCAGCTTTTCAGTTCCTCTCCTGAAAGTGACAGCCCGCCAAAATTGGCATCAAGCACGAAATACTTCTCATCAGGTAGCAGTAACCCTATGGAAGAAAGGTCACCTTCATCTTCTCCGCCTTTTGTTCAAAAGCTGTTTCCCCCAGTTTCCTCAAGAGAAGCAGTAAATCCCAAGAGTATGTCAAATAGACTAACGGTTAACGGGAGTGCTAAGGCTGGCAAAACTAAAGGCTGCTCAACTTCTCTTGATCTTTTTGGAGGGAGGAATAAATGTGTCGACAGTAGTTCTGTTCAAAGTTTTCCATACCAGGCAGGGTACACATCGTCTTCTGGCTCGGATCATTCACCTTCAAGTTTAAATTCGGATGCTCAG AATCGTTCTGGACGGatatttttcaaattaattgatAGGGATCCTAGTCAGTTACCAGGAACACTGAGAACACAG ATCTTTAATTGGCTTGGTCAAAGTCCTTCAGAAATGGAAAGTTACATAAGACCTGGTTGTGTAGTATTATCAATCTATATATCTATGCCATCTTCTGTTTGGGAGCAG CTTGAAGACAATCTGCTTCAAAACATCAGTGCTTTGGTTCAGGACTCGGAAGATCCATTTTGGAGAAAGGGAAGATTCTTAGTGAATACTGGCCGACAGTTTGCATCATATCAAGATG GAATGGCTCACCCCCGTAAAGCTACAAGAGGATGGAGTTTTCCTGAAGTAGTCTCTGTCTCCCCTTTGGCAGTTGTGGGTGGGCAGGAGACCACTATATTACTGAAGGGAAGAAATTTGAGTGATCAATACACCAA AGTATTCTGCACGCATGCTGTTGGGTTCGAAGTTGAGGAAACTTCTGAATCAGCTTCTGATGATACTACCTACGAGAAGATAACTTTACGCAGTTTTAAGATTTCTGGGGGAGCACCTGGTTTACTTGGGAGGTGCTTCATTGAG GTTGAAAATGGTTTTAGGGGCACCAGTTTTCCTATTATAATTGCCAATACTACCATCTGTAAAGAGTTGAACCTTCTGGAGTCTGCATTTGATAAAGGTGTAGCACTACGTGATGCTATCTCAGAGGAATCCTTCCTCGATTCTGGACGACCCATGTCAAGGGAAGATGTTTTACATTTCTTAAATGAGCTTGGATGGGTACTCCAAAGAAAAAGAAACATGTCCATGTTTGAGGTCCCCGAATATAAGCTTCAACGTTTTAAATTTCTGTTTATCTTCTCAGTTGAACATGACTTTTGTGCTTTGGTTAAAACCCTTCTAGACGTTCTTCTTGAAATATGTTTGGGTAGGAATGAATTGTCGAGGGATTCGCTACAGATGCTCTCAGAGATTCACCTTTTAAATAGGGCAGTGAAAAGGAGGTCTAGGAAAATGGTAGAGTTGCTGATTAATTATTTTGTACCCACTGATTCCGGTAAGACATACATCTTCCTCCCAAGTCTTGTTGGACCTGGCGGTATTACACCACTACATTTGGCTGCATGCATGTCGGATTCAAATTTAATGGTTGACACTCTGACAAGCGACCCATTGGAG ATTGGTTTGCGTGGCTGGGATTCCCTTCTTGATGCAAACGGCCTCTCTCCTTTTGCTTATGCACAGATGAGAAACAATCACTCTTACAATGAACTAGTAGGTCGAAAGCTTGTTGACAGAAAAAGTGGTCAAGTCTCTGTTCCGGTAGGCGATGAGATGCAAGAAACATCACTAATTGCCGGTCGGAGCCACCAAGCCAGCTTTCAAATCAGACAAGGGGTAAAATCTTGTTCAAAGTGCGCTGTCGGGGCTGCTAGGTACAATAGGAAGGCTTCAGCAGCACAAGGTTTACTTCACCGGCCTTATATTCATTCAATGCTTGCCATTGCTGCTGTTTGTGTTTGTGTATGCCTATTCCTAAGAGGAGCTCCAGATATAGGCCTAGTTGCCCCATTCAAGTGGGAAAATCTAGGATATGGGGCAGTGTAG
- the LOC141719749 gene encoding putative mitochondrial protein AtMg00310, with protein MLNKFWWNSGSTERRGINWLSWDGMSMSYSKGGLGFTSLYGFNIALLGNLCWNLLNKPLFLVARLNKARYYHNDHQLKATVKPCSIFIWTGILSAKNTLAGGFRWVLGDGVVIDVCQDPWLRGKWDFKVDQNHTYEGDNTSISSLFMAGEKA; from the coding sequence ATGCTCAATAAATTCTGGTGGAATTCAGGCTCGACTGAAAGGAGAGGCATAAACTGGTTGTCGTGGGATGGTATGTCCATGTCATATTCGAAGGGAGGGTTAGGTTTCACTAGTTTATATGGTTTTAATATAGCTTTGTTGGGTAATCTGTGTTGGAATCTTCTGAACAAACCTCTATTTCTGGTTGCTCGTCTCAACAAAGCACGTTACTATCATAATGATCATCAGCTAAAAGCTACTGTGAAACCTTGTTCGATTTTTATTTGGACAGGTATTTTATCAGCTAAAAACACACTAGCTGGGGGTTTTAGGTGGGTACTGGGGGATGGGGTTGTTATTGATGTGTGTCAAGACCCTTGGTTGAGAGGTAAATGGGATTTTAAGGTGGATCAAAATCACACTTACGAGGGTGATAATACCTCTATATCGTCTCTGTTTATGGCTGGTGAGAAGGCCTAA